A window of Chitinophagales bacterium genomic DNA:
TCATGAAAAAATCAGTCCTTATTGCTATTTTATTATTTGCATTTTCTCAATCGAATGCCATTTCTTTTAAGGAAGATTTATTATTTACCGCAACCATCGATGGCATGCAGGCAATTCCCACAGTTTCAACTTCAGCTAAAGGAATTGGTAGTTTTATGCTCAACAAAACCAGAAACGCTATTTCTGTTAATATTAGCTTTGCGATGTTAAGCGGTGCTCCCGTCAATGTGAGTATTTATCAGGGAGCCGAAGGGACTAATGGTACATTGTTTCTGGATTTGACACCATTTATTTTAGGCAATAGAATTGCTACCACAATCACGGGAACGGATGTTACGGCTAACTTAGCAAAATATTTCAACGATGATTTGTATGTTCTTGTAAAAACCGTCAGCAATCCTACGGGAGAAATTCGTGGACAGATAAAACTGGAAACTGATTTGAATTTTGTAACCGATTTAAATGCTATGGAAACAATTCCTATGATAATGGTAAGTGGCGCTTATGGTTTAGGATCATTTGGTTTGTCTTTGGATAACAGTAAATTAGATTTTAAAGTAATTTGCCAGGGTTTGACGGGAGCCGTTACCAGTGCAAAATTATATTCAGGAACAATAGGAATGGTTGGTGAAGAAGTAGCCGATTTATCTTCTTTCATCAATGGCAATGTAATTACGGGAAGCCTCATTCCACCTGCATCCATGCTGGGTAATTTACTGATTGGAGAAATTTATTTAAATATTACAACAGCTGAGAATCCTACGGGGGAACTGAGGTCCCAATTGGTCAATTACAAAGGGCTTATGTTTGATGGTATTTTAGATGGCGCACAAATGGTTCCTCCGGTTACAACTCCAGCTCAAGGAGTTTGTGTAATTCGTTTTAGCCCGGATTTAGCAACCATGTATTATGATATTGTTGTTGACGGTGTGCCCTCATCAATAGATTATTGTCATTTGCATATAGGAGAATTTGGTCAACCTTATAATAGTTCCTCGTATCAGGTAGACTTTACTTCTACTATTAATGGTAATAGAATCAAAGGAACAAAAACTGATATTAGCGAAATAAACAAAGACTATCTTTTAACGAGTAAATTAACACTCCTGATCCATACTGCCGATTATCCTCAAGGTGAAATCAGAGCGCAAATCGTGAGATATGCCCGCGAAGGCTTTACCATAAATCTCGAAGGACAACAAGTGGTGCCGGCAGTTACAAGCGCGGCCTATGGCTCTGGAATTGTGTCAATAAGTCGGGATGACGAGAATGCCCATTATAACTGGGTTGCAGGAAATTTGAGTACTACACCTACTGATGGTCATTTCAAAAATAATGTTGTTGGACAAAATGGATCGGTAATTTATCATATGGGATCGGCAATGAGTGTTGTTGGAAATAATGTCTCCGCAAATGGTTTTTGGAAAAGTTCGGACAGCATTCCTTTTCTAAGTATCAATTCCGCTCAATTTTCTGCCGACAGTGTGTATTTAGACGTTCAAAATAACGCTTTCCCGGACGGTGAAATCAGAGGCCAGGTTTTAGATGATTATGTGAATTATACATTGGCAACGAATAGTAATTTTTCAAATTTTGATTTACTGATTTATCCTAATCCAAGCGCAGGAAAAATAATGATATCTATACCTGAATTTAAAAATACGAAAGCCAAAATTGAAGTCTTTGACCTTTTAGGACGCACCACTTTTAGTGAAGAGTCTTCAAGTATTGGATCCTCTGAATTGAAAATAGATTTGAGTACTTTATCAAAAGGGAATTATATCCTGAAAGTTTCAAATAATAATCAGTTTACAACTAAAAAAATCACTTTAAATTAAATTTTAAAACAAAAAAGAAGCCGTCTCAAAACTGAGGCGGCTTTTAATTTTAGATTTAACCTGAGTTCTTTTTGCTTTTTGTTGTCAGGTTTTAGGACTTCTTGATTC
This region includes:
- a CDS encoding CHRD domain-containing protein, which produces MKIMKKSVLIAILLFAFSQSNAISFKEDLLFTATIDGMQAIPTVSTSAKGIGSFMLNKTRNAISVNISFAMLSGAPVNVSIYQGAEGTNGTLFLDLTPFILGNRIATTITGTDVTANLAKYFNDDLYVLVKTVSNPTGEIRGQIKLETDLNFVTDLNAMETIPMIMVSGAYGLGSFGLSLDNSKLDFKVICQGLTGAVTSAKLYSGTIGMVGEEVADLSSFINGNVITGSLIPPASMLGNLLIGEIYLNITTAENPTGELRSQLVNYKGLMFDGILDGAQMVPPVTTPAQGVCVIRFSPDLATMYYDIVVDGVPSSIDYCHLHIGEFGQPYNSSSYQVDFTSTINGNRIKGTKTDISEINKDYLLTSKLTLLIHTADYPQGEIRAQIVRYAREGFTINLEGQQVVPAVTSAAYGSGIVSISRDDENAHYNWVAGNLSTTPTDGHFKNNVVGQNGSVIYHMGSAMSVVGNNVSANGFWKSSDSIPFLSINSAQFSADSVYLDVQNNAFPDGEIRGQVLDDYVNYTLATNSNFSNFDLLIYPNPSAGKIMISIPEFKNTKAKIEVFDLLGRTTFSEESSSIGSSELKIDLSTLSKGNYILKVSNNNQFTTKKITLN